The proteins below are encoded in one region of Deltaproteobacteria bacterium:
- a CDS encoding single-stranded DNA-binding protein, translating to MAAETIITIVGNLTDAPELRFTPSGAAVASFTVASTPRTFDKQSQEWRDGET from the coding sequence ATGGCCGCTGAAACCATTATCACCATCGTCGGCAACCTGACAGACGCGCCGGAACTTCGGTTTACGCCGTCTGGCGCTGCGGTGGCCAGTTTCACCGTGGCATCGACTCCACGGACGTTCGACAAGCAATCGCAGGAGTGGCGCGATGGGGAAACGC